One Streptomyces hundungensis DNA segment encodes these proteins:
- the pcaB gene encoding 3-carboxy-cis,cis-muconate cycloisomerase yields the protein MNTHVDSGLLSPVRAGTPVESAVEDGAWLQAMLDAEAALARAQARIGTLPGPAAEAITRSARVERFDVREIALASRETANPVVGLVAALTRAVAAEEPTAAEYVHRGSTSQDIFDTGAMLVAQRALRIIRDDLDRTAAALAELAVRHRGTVMAGRTLALQAVPTTFGLKAAGWRQLVLDAEQRITQVLDGGLPVSLGGAAGTLAGYVEYARLDGAESTDPGQYLDRLVAAFASETGLAGPVLPWHTLRTPMADLAAALAFTAGALGKIAIDVQSLTRTEVAEVAEPFVAGRGSSSAMPHKRNPVLATLIRSAALQVPALASALTQCMLSEDERSGGAWHAEWQLLRECLRLTGGAAHTAVELAEGLEVRPEQMLANLGLTGSQIVSERIVAVLAPKLGKVVAKRILGEASALAQRTGRPLAEVLTGTPELTGLVGDEELTALCDPTAYTGLAGVLVDRAVSRCPED from the coding sequence ATGAACACGCACGTTGACTCCGGACTGCTCTCGCCGGTCCGGGCCGGAACGCCGGTGGAGTCGGCGGTGGAGGACGGCGCCTGGCTCCAGGCCATGCTCGACGCCGAGGCGGCCCTGGCCCGGGCCCAGGCCCGCATCGGTACGCTCCCCGGGCCGGCGGCCGAGGCGATCACCCGCTCCGCCAGGGTCGAGCGCTTCGACGTCCGGGAGATCGCCCTGGCCTCGCGGGAGACGGCCAACCCGGTGGTGGGCCTGGTCGCGGCGCTCACCCGGGCGGTCGCGGCCGAAGAGCCGACAGCGGCCGAGTACGTACACCGCGGCTCGACGAGCCAGGACATCTTCGACACCGGCGCGATGCTGGTCGCCCAGCGGGCACTGCGCATCATCCGGGACGACCTGGACCGGACCGCCGCGGCCCTCGCCGAGCTGGCCGTCCGGCACCGGGGCACCGTGATGGCCGGGCGCACACTCGCGCTCCAGGCCGTGCCCACCACCTTCGGCCTCAAGGCGGCGGGCTGGAGGCAGCTGGTTCTGGACGCGGAACAGAGGATCACGCAGGTCCTGGACGGCGGCCTGCCCGTGTCGCTGGGGGGCGCGGCCGGGACCCTGGCCGGGTACGTCGAGTACGCACGGCTGGACGGTGCGGAATCCACCGATCCCGGGCAGTACCTGGACCGCCTGGTCGCGGCCTTCGCGTCGGAGACGGGCCTGGCGGGGCCCGTACTGCCCTGGCACACTCTGCGTACGCCCATGGCGGACCTGGCGGCGGCTCTGGCGTTCACGGCGGGGGCGCTGGGGAAGATCGCGATCGATGTGCAGTCGCTGACCAGGACCGAGGTCGCCGAAGTGGCCGAGCCGTTCGTGGCCGGACGCGGCAGTTCCTCCGCGATGCCGCACAAGCGCAACCCCGTACTGGCCACCCTGATCCGCAGCGCCGCACTCCAAGTGCCCGCGCTGGCCTCGGCGTTGACTCAGTGCATGCTGTCCGAGGACGAGCGCTCGGGCGGGGCCTGGCATGCGGAGTGGCAGCTGCTGCGCGAGTGCCTGCGGCTCACGGGTGGCGCCGCCCACACAGCGGTCGAGCTCGCCGAAGGGCTCGAGGTCCGGCCGGAGCAGATGCTCGCCAACCTCGGACTGACGGGGAGTCAGATCGTGTCGGAGCGCATCGTGGCCGTACTCGCCCCCAAGCTCGGCAAGGTGGTGGCCAAGCGGATCCTCGGCGAAGCCTCGGCGCTCGCCCAGCGAACCGGCCGCCCGCTGGCCGAGGTCCTGACCGGGACCCCCGAACTGACCGGCCTGGTAGGAGACGAGGAGCTCACCGCCCTCTGCGACCCGACGGCGTACACGGGCCTGGCGGGCGTGCTCGTCGACCGGGCGGTCAGCCGCTGTCCTGAGGACTGA
- a CDS encoding FAD/NAD(P)-binding protein, whose translation MPPRPFEICIVGAGPRGLSVLERLCANERAAPAHSAVTVRLVDPYPAGAGSVWRTDQSPDLLMNTVASQITLYTDLSCRIEGPIEPGPTLYEWARTVAEADRSGEHDQPVLDAVSGLGPDSYPTRALYGEYLKAAYRRVVARAPEHVTVEIHRSRAVALFDSRESAAGSQSIRLEDGSRIDGLDVVVLAQGHVPARPTPRQELTGLLARGHRLAYFTPANPADLDLSSIEPGENVLLRGLGLNFFDLMALLTAGRGGSFVRPGGRLVYRPSGREPRLYASSRRGIPHHARGGNEKGAFGRYMPRLLTAEHIDKMRQSADGPRQFGFLADLWPLIAREVESVYYGTLLSSRGRDAEREEFVACYLADASELLPGLLDRYGIGAADRWNWQRLAHPYRGVEFADRDAFRRWLLDHLAEDVRQARAGNLSSPLKAALDVLRDLRNEIRLAVDHGGLDGNSHQVELDAWYTPLNAFLSIGPPISRIEEMVALIEAGVLELTGPGTSVRIDAEQSAFVATSSLVPGAPVSARVLIEARLPEPDLRRTADPLLLHLLTTGQATPHRIASGAGLSHETGGLAVTERPYRLLDAQRAAHPRRFAYGVPTEGVHWVTAAGTRPGVDSMTLADADSIARAVLAITPGHQLRDPEPSATARLAEVIV comes from the coding sequence ATGCCCCCTCGCCCCTTTGAGATATGCATCGTCGGTGCCGGACCTCGAGGCCTGTCGGTGCTGGAGAGACTCTGCGCCAACGAGCGTGCCGCGCCCGCGCATTCGGCCGTCACCGTACGCCTGGTGGACCCGTACCCGGCCGGTGCCGGCTCGGTCTGGCGCACCGATCAGTCGCCCGACCTGCTGATGAACACCGTGGCCTCGCAGATCACGCTCTACACGGACCTCAGCTGCCGGATCGAGGGCCCGATAGAGCCGGGACCGACGCTCTACGAGTGGGCCCGGACCGTCGCGGAGGCGGACCGAAGTGGTGAACACGACCAGCCGGTCCTCGACGCGGTGAGCGGGCTCGGCCCCGACTCGTACCCCACGCGGGCGCTGTACGGGGAGTACTTGAAGGCCGCGTACCGGCGAGTGGTCGCCCGTGCTCCCGAACACGTCACCGTCGAGATCCATCGCTCCCGCGCGGTCGCCCTCTTCGACAGCCGGGAAAGTGCGGCAGGATCGCAGAGCATCAGGCTGGAGGACGGCAGTCGCATCGACGGCCTGGATGTGGTCGTCCTGGCGCAGGGTCATGTGCCGGCGCGCCCGACGCCCCGCCAGGAGCTCACCGGGCTCCTGGCTCGGGGTCACCGCCTGGCGTACTTCACCCCGGCGAACCCGGCCGACCTGGACCTCAGCTCGATCGAGCCCGGTGAGAACGTCCTGCTGCGCGGGCTCGGCCTCAACTTTTTCGATTTGATGGCCCTGTTGACGGCGGGCCGGGGCGGCAGCTTCGTACGGCCGGGGGGCAGGCTGGTCTACCGGCCCAGCGGCCGGGAGCCACGGTTATACGCGAGTTCGCGACGCGGAATTCCCCATCACGCTCGCGGGGGGAACGAGAAGGGTGCCTTCGGCCGTTACATGCCACGGCTCCTGACGGCCGAGCACATCGACAAAATGCGCCAAAGTGCCGACGGGCCACGGCAGTTCGGCTTCCTCGCCGATCTGTGGCCGCTGATCGCGCGGGAGGTGGAGAGCGTCTACTACGGGACTCTTCTCAGCTCCCGGGGGCGCGATGCGGAGCGGGAGGAGTTCGTCGCCTGCTATCTGGCCGATGCGTCCGAACTGCTGCCCGGCCTGCTCGACAGATACGGGATCGGCGCCGCCGACCGGTGGAACTGGCAGCGTCTCGCCCACCCCTACCGGGGAGTTGAGTTCGCCGACCGCGACGCCTTCCGGCGCTGGCTGCTCGACCACCTGGCGGAAGACGTCCGACAGGCCCGGGCGGGAAACCTCAGCAGTCCGCTCAAGGCCGCGCTTGACGTGCTGCGTGACCTGCGCAACGAAATCAGGCTCGCCGTCGACCACGGCGGCCTGGACGGGAACTCCCACCAGGTGGAACTGGACGCCTGGTACACCCCGCTCAACGCCTTCCTCTCGATCGGCCCGCCCATCTCGCGCATCGAGGAGATGGTGGCACTCATCGAAGCCGGAGTGCTCGAACTCACCGGGCCGGGCACCAGCGTTCGGATCGACGCCGAGCAGTCGGCCTTCGTGGCCACATCCTCGCTCGTACCCGGCGCGCCCGTGTCGGCCCGGGTGCTGATCGAGGCCCGGCTGCCCGAGCCCGACCTGCGCCGCACGGCCGACCCCCTGCTGCTGCACCTGCTCACCACGGGCCAGGCGACACCCCACCGCATCGCGTCCGGTGCGGGCCTGAGCCACGAGACCGGCGGCCTGGCCGTGACCGAGCGCCCCTACCGCCTGCTCGACGCCCAACGGGCCGCCCACCCGCGCCGGTTCGCTTACGGTGTCCCGACCGAGGGGGTGCACTGGGTGACCGCGGCCGGGACCCGGCCCGGGGTGGACTCGATGACATTGGCCGACGCCGACTCCATCGCCCGAGCCGTACTTGCCATCACTCCCGGACATCAGCTCCGGGATCCCGAGCCGTCGGCGACGGCCCGTCTTGCAGAGGTGATCGTATGA
- a CDS encoding VOC family protein, protein MSTIKQFQVTFDCADPVRLAAFWCEVLGYVMPEVPEGFATWEECFRSLPPEDAIYFACTDPTDVAPRLLFQRVPEGKVAKNRVHLDVRAGVGLVGDERLATLEAECARLMALGAKHVLTQRADGVNESCITMQDIEGNEFCLA, encoded by the coding sequence ATGTCAACGATCAAACAGTTCCAAGTGACCTTCGACTGCGCCGACCCTGTGCGCCTCGCCGCCTTCTGGTGTGAGGTGTTGGGGTACGTCATGCCGGAGGTCCCGGAGGGCTTCGCAACGTGGGAGGAGTGCTTCCGCTCGCTACCGCCCGAGGATGCGATCTACTTCGCGTGCACTGATCCCACGGATGTGGCTCCGCGCCTGCTCTTCCAGCGGGTGCCCGAGGGCAAGGTCGCCAAGAACCGGGTGCATCTCGATGTGCGGGCCGGCGTCGGGCTCGTGGGTGACGAGCGCCTGGCCACGCTTGAGGCAGAATGCGCACGGCTGATGGCACTCGGCGCGAAACACGTACTCACGCAGCGCGCCGATGGCGTCAACGAGTCGTGCATCACGATGCAGGACATCGAGGGCAACGAGTTCTGCCTCGCCTGA
- a CDS encoding MerR family transcriptional regulator, with amino-acid sequence MRIGELAAQAGLTRDTIRFYEKIGLVTGRRLANGYRDFPPEAVPWLQYVRTAQTLGFSLAEIAQTGQELRNAPDTAEALSALFEEKIKVIDARMAQLVALRAELDARVGTGCPLRAAG; translated from the coding sequence GTGCGTATCGGGGAGCTAGCCGCGCAAGCGGGACTGACCAGGGACACCATCCGTTTCTACGAGAAGATCGGTCTCGTCACGGGGCGCCGTCTGGCCAACGGCTACCGCGACTTCCCGCCGGAGGCAGTGCCCTGGCTCCAGTACGTCCGCACCGCACAGACGCTCGGCTTCTCGCTGGCCGAGATCGCACAGACCGGCCAGGAACTGCGGAACGCGCCCGACACCGCCGAGGCGCTGTCCGCGCTGTTCGAAGAGAAGATCAAGGTTATCGATGCACGTATGGCGCAGCTTGTCGCCCTGCGGGCCGAGCTCGACGCCCGTGTTGGCACCGGATGCCCGCTGCGGGCGGCCGGCTGA
- a CDS encoding aminoglycoside phosphotransferase family protein: MAFSRSQPQVEVPAALATSQKSDAWQAWTAALPSLAEEFLDRWSLRLDGPAAHGSVALVLPVLQADRSPAVLKLQTVDEETQGEPLALRAWGARHAVGLLNTAPDSGAMLLERLDAARSLATVPDGTAALRHLSELLKRLAAVRAPTGLRLLADIARDILDRVPTYSRSLTDPSERRLLATCADAMRELLDEPGDRLLHWDLHYDNVLAPLPSLQFPGRAPWLAIDPKPLAGDPGFELLPALRNRWDDMTGTADVPRAIRHRFHLMTEVVGLDRDRATGWTLGRVLQNCLWDIEDGAVTLEPEQKAIAHALLGS; the protein is encoded by the coding sequence ATGGCCTTCAGCCGGTCTCAGCCCCAGGTCGAAGTTCCGGCCGCCCTGGCCACCTCGCAGAAGAGTGATGCGTGGCAGGCATGGACCGCTGCCCTGCCGAGTCTGGCCGAGGAGTTCTTGGACCGCTGGAGTCTGCGGCTGGATGGGCCGGCAGCGCACGGGTCCGTCGCACTCGTACTGCCGGTGCTCCAGGCAGACAGGTCGCCCGCTGTACTCAAGCTCCAGACCGTTGACGAGGAAACGCAAGGCGAGCCGCTCGCCCTGCGCGCCTGGGGCGCCCGCCACGCGGTCGGACTACTGAACACCGCCCCCGACTCCGGGGCCATGCTTCTGGAACGCCTCGATGCCGCCCGGTCGCTCGCGACGGTGCCCGACGGCACTGCGGCACTGCGGCACCTTTCCGAGCTGCTGAAGCGACTGGCCGCCGTTCGAGCCCCCACGGGCCTGCGGCTCTTGGCCGACATCGCCCGGGACATCCTCGACCGCGTCCCCACATACTCCCGCTCTCTGACAGACCCCTCAGAGCGACGACTCCTGGCTACCTGCGCGGATGCGATGAGGGAACTACTTGACGAGCCGGGCGACCGGCTTCTGCACTGGGATCTGCACTACGACAACGTTCTCGCACCTCTGCCGTCCTTGCAGTTCCCGGGACGGGCCCCCTGGCTCGCCATCGACCCCAAACCGCTTGCGGGCGACCCCGGTTTCGAGCTGCTGCCCGCTCTGCGAAACCGGTGGGACGACATGACTGGCACCGCAGACGTGCCCCGGGCGATACGCCATCGCTTCCACCTCATGACAGAAGTGGTCGGTCTGGACCGGGACCGAGCCACCGGATGGACACTCGGCCGCGTCCTGCAGAACTGCCTCTGGGACATCGAGGACGGCGCGGTCACACTGGAGCCCGAGCAGAAAGCCATCGCCCACGCACTACTGGGCTCCTGA
- a CDS encoding DUF4291 domain-containing protein → MSEPKHQIRALYTASTVTVYQAYAAEIGRPAAEVGRFPAAWKRDRMTWIKPSFLWMMYRCGWATKEGQEIVLAIEITREGFEWALKNACLSHYERGLHPDCAAWKRQLKRAPARVQWDPERDLHLQPLPHRSLQLGLAGEAAERYAEEWIVSINDVTALAHATHAHVRDGALDAARQLLPAERPYPSADTLLTHLSR, encoded by the coding sequence GTGTCAGAACCCAAGCATCAGATCCGCGCCCTCTACACGGCTTCCACGGTGACCGTCTATCAGGCCTACGCTGCGGAAATCGGCCGACCAGCCGCAGAAGTCGGTCGCTTTCCGGCGGCCTGGAAGAGGGACCGCATGACGTGGATCAAACCGTCGTTCCTCTGGATGATGTACCGCTGTGGATGGGCAACCAAGGAAGGCCAAGAGATCGTCCTCGCGATCGAGATCACCCGAGAGGGCTTCGAATGGGCCCTGAAAAACGCCTGCCTGTCCCACTACGAACGCGGGCTGCACCCCGACTGTGCGGCTTGGAAGCGCCAGTTGAAGCGAGCCCCGGCCCGAGTGCAGTGGGATCCCGAACGCGATCTACACCTACAGCCGCTTCCGCACCGCTCTCTTCAACTCGGCCTCGCCGGCGAGGCCGCGGAGCGCTACGCGGAGGAGTGGATCGTCTCGATCAACGACGTCACCGCACTCGCGCATGCGACCCATGCTCATGTGAGGGACGGGGCGCTGGATGCCGCCCGGCAGCTCCTTCCCGCCGAACGCCCCTACCCGTCGGCCGACACGCTTCTGACCCACCTGAGTCGCTGA